A single uncultured Methanolobus sp. DNA region contains:
- a CDS encoding metallophosphoesterase family protein, whose translation MKILLISDIHGNKEALDAAMSVPHDMVVCLGDLADYGPSPSECIDFIMENNIETVLGNHDAAVGSRIECGCGYKYKHLSVATRDYTWEVTSDRHMDFLNHLPFSIQKEIDGLKLYFTHGSPRSNYEYMRPETPDAEFEEMICGIDADVLFIGHSHQSFVRKFKDMLIVNPGSVGQPRDENCKASCAVFDTLSGEAELVRLDYDIEETCRKIKESMPHPDELITILKRGY comes from the coding sequence ATGAAAATATTACTGATATCAGACATTCACGGAAACAAGGAAGCCCTTGATGCTGCAATGTCTGTTCCTCATGACATGGTTGTCTGCCTTGGCGACCTTGCGGACTATGGTCCTTCACCATCCGAATGTATTGACTTTATCATGGAGAACAATATTGAGACAGTTCTTGGAAACCATGATGCTGCCGTAGGTTCAAGAATTGAATGCGGTTGTGGTTATAAGTACAAGCATCTTTCCGTTGCAACCCGTGATTACACATGGGAAGTTACATCCGATAGGCATATGGATTTTTTAAATCATCTGCCGTTCAGCATTCAGAAAGAGATCGATGGCCTGAAACTCTATTTCACACACGGTAGTCCAAGGTCAAATTATGAGTATATGAGACCGGAAACTCCTGATGCTGAATTTGAAGAAATGATATGTGGAATCGATGCGGATGTACTTTTCATCGGTCATTCACATCAGTCGTTTGTCAGAAAATTCAAGGACATGTTGATAGTAAATCCAGGTTCGGTCGGTCAGCCAAGAGATGAAAACTGTAAAGCCAGTTGTGCAGTGTTTGACACTCTTTCCGGTGAGGCTGAGTTAGTAAGACTTGATTATGATATTGAAGAAACATGCCGGAAAATTAAAGAATCAATGCCACATCCTGATGAACTGATAACTATATTAAAGAGAGGGTACTGA
- a CDS encoding 4Fe-4S binding protein — protein MVFVAVYDKKCTGCGSCVNACQNDILELKDGICFPAKMKACKYCLDCVAACDFDAIKVFP, from the coding sequence ATGGTATTTGTTGCAGTTTATGATAAAAAATGTACAGGTTGTGGTTCATGTGTGAACGCATGCCAGAACGATATTCTTGAGCTTAAGGATGGAATATGTTTTCCTGCAAAGATGAAGGCATGTAAATATTGCCTGGATTGCGTTGCAGCCTGTGATTTTGACGCTATAAAAGTATTCCCTTGA
- a CDS encoding thioredoxin family protein, which translates to MKIEILGSGCAKCNKTKKFVEEAVAQAGIDAEIVKVEEMNDIIAYGVLITPAVVVDGEVKIVGRVPKVDEILEWITK; encoded by the coding sequence ATGAAAATAGAAATTCTGGGTTCTGGTTGTGCAAAATGTAACAAGACAAAGAAGTTTGTCGAGGAAGCAGTTGCACAGGCTGGCATTGATGCTGAGATCGTAAAGGTTGAAGAGATGAACGATATAATTGCATATGGTGTTCTTATCACTCCTGCTGTTGTAGTAGACGGTGAAGTTAAGATCGTTGGCAGAGTGCCAAAGGTTGACGAGATCCTTGAATGGATCACAAAATGA
- a CDS encoding putative zinc-binding protein → MSESVKCSCGSDHVGIFPCAGASNVGQLSNAIAVELHKQGTGTMMCTVGIGGKRTGLLKSAEGCERIIVIDGCPVNCAKATMEEAGIKIDKHILLSDQFDIKKNKNLDLDPQEVQDVLARVSELL, encoded by the coding sequence ATGTCTGAAAGCGTAAAATGTTCATGCGGCTCCGATCATGTTGGAATCTTCCCATGTGCCGGTGCTTCAAATGTCGGTCAGCTCAGCAATGCCATTGCTGTTGAATTACATAAGCAGGGTACTGGCACGATGATGTGTACCGTGGGTATCGGTGGCAAAAGGACCGGCCTGCTCAAATCCGCAGAAGGCTGTGAGCGTATCATAGTCATAGATGGCTGCCCTGTAAATTGTGCCAAAGCAACAATGGAAGAAGCAGGTATTAAAATCGACAAACACATTCTGCTTTCAGATCAATTTGACATTAAAAAGAACAAGAACCTTGACCTCGACCCACAAGAGGTTCAGGATGTACTTGCAAGGGTTTCAGAATTACTCTGA
- a CDS encoding transglutaminase-like domain-containing protein: protein MDSPQNIDDGEKKTTNHSNKKNVFKKSNVILLGILLVTLFITGFIALDFDNDNISNYKELLIGTDLFDDDTDNDGLDDFSEVSDYKTDPLSKNTDGDLFTDYEEIYKYKTDPTEKTQSSLSIKTTLAEGDIFVDNAFLGTGEATKDFFPDTYTITFGDVPYYHTPEPKEIELKFGEQLNIVGEYSEYSPAKINIKSISFVTKGISAPLYSFMINNGNGICELQLKNEGEIKAENVVVSTKLEGSGEWNIQTIGEINAGSTESVSVIPSISQTVLLGTSQKSSKELQFKVEYSSNNIKQEATEKSEIITQYNKNALPYSDAAILCSKYSIPSTRYFDCYYISPQNNEVRSFSSSATKGISSNENKAKAIFDALGEYGVRYVSDPNDPLGEGIDYIQFPDETLEIKAGDCDDLAVLYASLLESVGIETELIHIPGHVFVAYEYSSGNWRKIETTMISAPRKFLGIEIHSYYGDACERGYEEWNENKEVAEIIRTHEAWNLGIVL from the coding sequence ATGGATTCCCCACAAAATATTGATGACGGTGAGAAAAAAACTACAAATCACTCCAACAAAAAAAATGTGTTCAAGAAATCAAATGTTATTCTTTTGGGAATTCTGCTTGTGACTTTATTTATAACTGGATTTATTGCTCTTGATTTTGATAATGACAATATTTCAAATTACAAAGAACTTCTAATTGGCACTGACTTATTTGACGATGACACCGACAACGATGGATTAGATGATTTTAGTGAAGTAAGTGATTATAAGACAGATCCACTTAGCAAGAACACAGATGGGGATCTTTTTACTGATTATGAAGAGATATACAAATATAAAACAGATCCAACTGAAAAAACCCAATCTTCATTGTCAATTAAAACAACCCTAGCTGAAGGAGATATATTTGTCGATAACGCTTTTTTGGGTACTGGGGAAGCTACAAAAGACTTCTTTCCTGATACTTACACAATAACTTTTGGTGATGTACCTTATTATCATACTCCTGAACCAAAAGAAATTGAACTAAAATTTGGGGAACAATTAAACATTGTAGGAGAATATTCTGAATACTCCCCTGCAAAAATAAACATCAAAAGCATTTCTTTTGTAACAAAGGGAATAAGTGCTCCCCTATATAGTTTTATGATAAACAATGGCAATGGAATTTGTGAGCTTCAACTTAAAAATGAGGGGGAAATTAAAGCTGAAAACGTTGTTGTCTCAACAAAATTAGAAGGCTCAGGAGAATGGAATATACAAACTATAGGAGAAATTAATGCAGGTTCCACTGAAAGTGTATCAGTAATTCCTAGTATTTCGCAAACTGTTCTTTTAGGAACAAGCCAAAAATCATCTAAAGAGCTTCAATTCAAGGTAGAATACTCATCAAACAATATTAAGCAGGAAGCTACCGAAAAAAGTGAAATAATTACACAATACAACAAAAACGCTCTTCCGTATTCAGATGCTGCGATATTATGTTCAAAATACTCAATTCCTTCAACTCGTTATTTTGACTGCTATTACATCTCCCCACAAAATAACGAAGTAAGATCCTTTTCTTCTTCTGCAACTAAAGGAATAAGTAGTAATGAAAACAAAGCAAAAGCAATTTTTGATGCATTAGGTGAATATGGAGTTAGATATGTTTCTGATCCAAATGATCCACTTGGAGAAGGAATAGACTATATTCAGTTTCCAGATGAAACACTCGAGATTAAAGCAGGAGATTGTGATGATTTAGCTGTGCTTTATGCTTCCCTATTGGAATCAGTCGGAATAGAAACCGAGTTAATTCATATCCCCGGTCATGTTTTTGTAGCATATGAATATTCTTCTGGGAACTGGAGAAAAATTGAAACAACAATGATAAGTGCACCTCGCAAATTTTTGGGCATTGAAATACACAGTTATTATGGAGATGCATGTGAGAGAGGATACGAAGAATGGAATGAAAATAAAGAAGTTGCCGAAATTATTAGGACACACGAAGCCTGGAATTTAGGTATAGTATTGTGA
- a CDS encoding metallophosphoesterase, whose protein sequence is MIGIMSDSHDNMDAIKAAVELFNRKEVTTVLHAGDIISPFTASAFSKLDAQLYFIFGNNDGDKLLLKQKYEEIGAECCGEFGDLEIEGMRIALIHGIYEAPVQALAESGDFDVVVRGHTHHAGVTEINETLLINPGETAGVLTGKRTVALLDPELGVEIVEI, encoded by the coding sequence ATGATCGGAATCATGAGTGACTCCCATGACAACATGGATGCTATCAAGGCTGCTGTAGAACTATTCAACAGGAAGGAAGTAACAACTGTCCTGCATGCAGGTGATATTATCTCACCATTCACGGCATCTGCTTTTAGCAAACTGGATGCGCAGTTGTATTTTATCTTCGGGAACAACGACGGTGACAAACTCCTCCTGAAGCAGAAGTACGAAGAGATCGGAGCTGAATGCTGTGGTGAGTTTGGTGACCTTGAGATAGAAGGAATGCGTATCGCACTGATACACGGTATCTATGAAGCTCCGGTGCAGGCGCTGGCAGAGTCAGGAGATTTCGACGTGGTTGTAAGAGGACACACTCATCACGCCGGTGTTACTGAAATTAATGAGACACTTCTGATAAATCCAGGTGAAACCGCCGGAGTGCTTACTGGAAAACGTACTGTAGCACTGCTTGACCCGGAACTTGGTGTTGAGATAGTGGAGATATGA
- a CDS encoding PGF-pre-PGF domain-containing protein, whose protein sequence is MIRVQQVWEHGTKIKPFFLIIVTTIITTLIATLTATILLNTLVFPVSASSAVSVELPVQQVQAGDNFDIFINITPSTAVAGAQFDLDFDSSIVSVTNVEEGDFFDRNGVLSIFIPGTVDNQQGKVSGLFAVTLGQAVIDSPGNFARITLTAGEQAGESTIRLSNVILSNASGSSIPTTVENAQFTITGTSTADQTEEAAASSGGGGGGGGDTGESAENIELKEVNKLYITGNSDVKYTFADSDNPIKAISYTSLKNAGFISSTIEVLKDVSTTVSDKPDGIIYRNMNIWIGKAGYATESNMEDMKISFGVLKSWVRVNGIETNDIRLNRYHDDEWQVLDTEMTGEDNDFYFFEATTPGFSPFSITANVADEIYGSEPEVETEIENKPVNAASSYDNNELNVQIDEIEVEELSDSTSTYIKGKAGSAKLSQNGLLLSLVSVSCIVLLRRREKM, encoded by the coding sequence ATGATCAGGGTACAACAGGTATGGGAACATGGCACAAAAATAAAGCCATTTTTTTTGATAATAGTTACAACAATCATTACAACATTAATTGCGACATTAACCGCAACGATCCTTCTAAACACCCTTGTTTTTCCAGTATCTGCATCTTCTGCAGTTAGTGTGGAACTGCCAGTTCAGCAAGTACAGGCTGGAGATAATTTTGATATTTTCATCAATATAACACCGTCCACAGCAGTTGCAGGTGCGCAGTTTGACCTGGATTTTGACAGCAGTATAGTTTCAGTAACTAATGTTGAAGAGGGCGATTTCTTTGACAGGAATGGTGTTCTGTCGATTTTCATTCCCGGTACCGTTGACAACCAGCAGGGAAAGGTCAGCGGACTTTTTGCTGTCACCCTCGGACAGGCAGTGATTGATTCCCCAGGAAACTTTGCACGTATCACTCTGACCGCAGGAGAGCAGGCAGGAGAAAGTACCATCCGCCTGTCAAATGTAATATTAAGTAATGCAAGCGGGAGTTCGATTCCAACTACTGTGGAAAATGCTCAGTTCACTATTACAGGAACATCCACCGCAGATCAAACTGAAGAAGCAGCAGCCAGTTCCGGTGGAGGGGGTGGCGGTGGAGGCGACACAGGAGAAAGCGCCGAGAACATTGAACTCAAGGAAGTTAACAAATTATACATCACCGGAAACAGCGATGTAAAATACACTTTTGCTGACAGCGATAACCCGATAAAAGCCATCAGCTACACTTCACTGAAAAATGCGGGATTTATCAGCAGCACCATTGAGGTACTGAAGGATGTTTCAACAACGGTTTCTGATAAACCGGACGGCATTATCTACAGAAACATGAACATCTGGATAGGTAAAGCAGGATACGCCACAGAAAGCAACATGGAAGACATGAAAATCTCCTTTGGAGTTCTTAAAAGCTGGGTGCGGGTCAATGGTATTGAAACTAATGATATTCGTCTGAACCGCTATCATGATGACGAGTGGCAGGTTCTTGACACGGAAATGACCGGAGAGGACAATGATTTCTATTTCTTTGAAGCTACTACCCCGGGATTCTCACCTTTTTCAATAACGGCAAATGTTGCAGATGAAATTTATGGATCAGAACCAGAAGTAGAAACAGAAATAGAAAACAAGCCGGTTAATGCAGCTTCATCCTATGATAACAATGAACTTAACGTGCAAATTGACGAGATCGAAGTAGAAGAACTTTCAGATAGTACTTCCACTTACATCAAAGGCAAAGCAGGTTCTGCAAAGCTTTCGCAGAATGGTCTGCTGTTAAGTCTGGTTTCAGTGTCATGTATCGTTCTTCTCAGACGCAGAGAAAAAATGTAA
- a CDS encoding GNAT family N-acetyltransferase, with amino-acid sequence MRIPRKLDTDRLIIRRYTEDDLEGLHQFLNNRDVIGLTDMPSNMSMKETEAFLLMLIDSYTTEEPVAAMAICLKESGKVIGSCGFAAVDFSNDTQIYYALEPEFRNNGFATEAMEKLIEYMVLVLDIDRICIYCHPENTASINLAKRIGMQWQSIVQKKTRDTHYFLLTRENYLSGNKV; translated from the coding sequence ATGCGAATTCCCCGGAAGCTGGACACAGATCGTCTCATCATTCGAAGATACACAGAAGATGATCTGGAAGGCTTGCATCAATTCCTGAACAACAGGGATGTTATAGGTTTGACCGACATGCCATCGAATATGAGCATGAAAGAGACCGAAGCTTTTCTCCTGATGCTCATCGATTCGTACACGACTGAAGAACCTGTTGCTGCCATGGCGATCTGCCTTAAGGAAAGCGGAAAAGTGATAGGTTCCTGCGGATTTGCTGCTGTTGATTTCTCAAATGATACACAGATATATTATGCACTTGAACCTGAGTTCAGGAACAACGGATTTGCAACCGAGGCCATGGAGAAACTCATTGAATATATGGTGCTTGTTCTGGATATTGACAGGATCTGCATTTATTGTCATCCTGAAAATACTGCATCAATAAATCTGGCAAAGAGGATCGGAATGCAATGGCAGAGCATCGTTCAGAAAAAAACCAGGGACACACATTATTTTCTTCTTACAAGAGAAAATTATCTTTCAGGGAACAAGGTTTAA
- a CDS encoding type 1 glutamine amidotransferase, protein MSLLIVKNITREGPGILEEILKENSIDFHIVDLDAGDMLPEPDNYSAVIVFGGPDSANDRTKKMEQELAMIKKATDLEIPYLGICLGMQALAKSCGAVIRRNEVREIGFKGEDGEYYSVSISDGSIKDPLFDGLENPLKIFHLHGETADLDGLNDLSDLNDNIELLATGKYCKNQIIKVGKNAYGIQGHFELTPEMFEVWLNNDPELMELDRDMLVQDFDELAEEYRNNGHILFTNFLKIAGLL, encoded by the coding sequence ATGAGCCTGCTTATCGTTAAGAATATCACCAGAGAAGGACCGGGAATACTGGAAGAGATACTGAAGGAAAACAGCATTGATTTCCATATTGTCGATCTTGATGCAGGGGACATGCTTCCTGAACCTGATAATTATTCTGCCGTGATCGTGTTTGGCGGACCGGACAGCGCCAATGACAGAACAAAAAAGATGGAGCAGGAACTTGCCATGATAAAAAAGGCAACTGACCTGGAAATACCCTATCTTGGTATATGTCTTGGAATGCAGGCACTTGCAAAGTCATGTGGAGCTGTTATTCGCAGAAACGAGGTGCGTGAGATCGGGTTTAAGGGAGAGGACGGAGAATATTATTCTGTCAGCATCTCGGATGGATCTATAAAAGACCCACTGTTCGATGGTCTTGAAAATCCGCTAAAGATATTCCATTTGCATGGTGAAACTGCAGACCTGGATGGTCTGAATGACCTGAGTGACCTGAATGATAACATTGAGCTGCTTGCAACCGGAAAATACTGCAAGAACCAGATAATCAAAGTTGGGAAGAATGCTTACGGTATCCAGGGTCATTTTGAGCTTACACCTGAAATGTTTGAGGTCTGGCTGAACAATGACCCTGAGCTTATGGAGCTTGACAGGGACATGCTTGTGCAGGATTTTGATGAACTTGCAGAGGAATACAGGAACAATGGTCACATACTTTTCACCAATTTCCTTAAAATTGCAGGGTTACTCTGA
- a CDS encoding O-acetyl-ADP-ribose deacetylase has product MSYHDTISVILGDIVKQEVDAIVNAANNSLLGGGGVDGAIHHAAGPGLLEECRILGGCATGEAKITGGHLLPADWVIHTVGPIWNGGNNREDELLVSAYKNSLLLAEEYDIKSIAFPGISIGAYGFPVKRASVLAVRTILEHMENGGSLEDIRLICFNDEAYHFYSESLDLAVSAVYRNK; this is encoded by the coding sequence ATGAGTTATCATGATACTATCAGTGTAATCTTAGGCGATATCGTTAAGCAGGAAGTTGATGCGATCGTGAATGCCGCCAACAATTCACTGCTTGGAGGAGGAGGCGTTGATGGTGCTATTCACCATGCAGCTGGTCCCGGACTTCTTGAAGAGTGTCGCATCCTTGGAGGATGTGCCACCGGTGAAGCAAAGATAACAGGAGGTCACCTTCTGCCTGCTGACTGGGTGATACATACTGTCGGGCCGATATGGAACGGCGGAAACAACAGGGAGGATGAGCTTCTTGTCAGTGCTTACAAAAACTCGCTCCTGCTGGCGGAAGAATATGACATTAAAAGTATAGCATTTCCGGGAATCAGCATTGGAGCTTATGGTTTTCCGGTTAAGAGAGCATCCGTACTGGCTGTGAGGACGATTCTGGAACACATGGAGAATGGTGGCTCTCTTGAAGATATCAGGCTTATCTGTTTTAACGACGAAGCCTATCATTTTTATTCAGAATCCCTTGATCTTGCTGTATCTGCCGTATACAGGAACAAATAA
- a CDS encoding type II toxin-antitoxin system VapC family toxin, whose protein sequence is MHLCIDSSVIVAALRRQEKNHSSALELLRKIKDQEHVAIEPYTVLVEITAAIRRRTGSKELATRVKNDLIALGSFRFVDLDTVSSSSAAEIAADIGVRGMDAIVIQVAKEFGIPLVTLDVEIIEKAKGIVEIVDLDVL, encoded by the coding sequence GTGCACCTTTGTATTGACAGTTCTGTGATCGTTGCAGCTCTTAGAAGGCAGGAGAAAAATCATTCGTCTGCACTTGAACTTCTCAGAAAAATAAAAGATCAGGAACATGTCGCAATTGAGCCATATACAGTGCTGGTGGAAATCACAGCTGCCATCCGAAGAAGAACAGGTTCAAAAGAACTTGCTACAAGAGTAAAAAATGACCTTATTGCACTTGGAAGCTTTCGTTTTGTTGATCTCGATACAGTCAGTTCATCTTCTGCTGCAGAAATTGCCGCTGATATCGGAGTCAGGGGAATGGATGCAATTGTTATTCAGGTTGCAAAAGAATTTGGAATCCCGCTTGTCACTCTTGACGTAGAGATCATTGAAAAAGCAAAAGGAATTGTTGAAATAGTTGACCTTGATGTTCTTTGA